The genomic interval CGGAACTATTCGGCCTGGAGCCTGGAATCCTACATGGCCCGTCTGCGCTACAGCTTCGCCGACCGGTATCTGCTGACGCTCACCGGCCGCATCGACGGCTCCTCGAAGTTCGGCGAAGGCAACAAGTATGGCTTCTTCCCGGCCGTTGCCTTTGCCTGGCAGCTCAGCCAGGAACCCTTCCTGGCCTCCGTGCGCCAGATCGACAACCTGAAGCTACGTCTGAGCTGGGGGCAGACCGGTAACCAGGAAATTCCGATCTATCAGTCGCTCGGACAGACCAGCCTGTTCACCTACTCGTTCGGCGGCAATGTCGTGAAAGGCTATGCGCCGGCCTCGCTGCCGAACCCGAATCTGAAATGGGAAAAGACCACACAGCTTAATCTGGGGCTGGACGCCTCGCTTTTCGGCGGGCGCATCATGTCCACAATCGACCTCTACCGCTCCTGGACCTCGGACCTGCTGCTCCAGCGGCAGATCCCGGTCACGAACGGCTTTACCAGTTTCCTGGACAATATCGGCAAGACGGAAAACTGGGGCATCGATTTTAACCTGGATACCTATCTGGTTAACCGTCGTGATTTTTCCTGGCAGGTGAGTCTGAACTGGTCGCTCAGCCGCTCCAAAATTGTGAAGCTGACCGGACAGACTGACGAAGAAGGCAATCCGGTGGACGACATCGCCAACCGCTGGTTCATCGGGCACCCGATCGGCGTCATCTACGACTGGGTCTTCGACGGCATCTTCTGTTCGGGACGGCCTTACGACGAGGCGGCCTGCCAGCAGGAGATCGCCAGCAGCGCCCAGCCCGACGCGCAGCCCGGCGACATCCGGGTCAGGGACCTGAACGGCGACGGCGTGATCAACGACCAGGATCGGACCATCGTCGGCACGACCGAACCGGACTGGTACGGTGGTCTGGGGACTACGCTGACCTACAAGAACTTCGACCTGAGCGTCTTCTTTACGGCCGTGCAGGGGGTCACCCGCTATAACCCCTACATCTATCCGCGAGCTTACGACCCGAACATTGTAGTCATCTTCCTGCAGGGCCGCAATAACCAGATTAAAGTCGATTACTGGACGCCGGAGGACACCGACGCCGACTTCCCGCGGCCCAACCGTCAGCGGGAGATGCCACGCTACCTCTCGGCCCGGGCCGTCTGGGATGCCTCCTACGTGCAGCTCCGCAATATCACGCTGGGTTACACGCTGCCGGCCTCGCTGGCGGCCCGCATTGGCGTCGATCGCATGCGGCTCTATCTCTCGGGGAATAACCTCTACTACTGGACGGACTTCGAGTCCTACAACCCCGAGCAGGGCGACGTCGAAGGCTACCCGGTAGCCCGGACGCTGACCTTTGGCGTGAATCTGTCCTTCTGACTCGCCGGATTGTGAGCGCTCGCTAACCGAAAACAGAGGAATTGCCATGAAGACATATCTGTCGATGCCAACCCGCTGGCTCCTGAGCCTCTTGCTGCTGGTCGGATTGACCGGGTGCGGTGAGGGCTTTCTGGAAGAGGAGCCGCGCACGTTCGTCAGCACCGAGGCCGTGCTGAACTCGCCCGAGGGCCTGGAAGGGGCCGTGGTGGCCCTTTACGACTTCCCGACCTGGATGTACCACAGCACGCGTTATAGCTACTGGTTCATCTCGGGCACCGACGTCACGCGCGTGGGGCCGCTGCATGAAGACCTGGGGACGGCGCTCTACAACAGCGACCTCAACCCGCAACATCCGGCCTCCCGAGAATACTGGAACCAGTCGTTCCAGACCCTCTACCGCGCCAATGCCATTATCGCTGCGGCTCCAAACGTGGACTTTGGCGGCGACGAGGCCCGACGCAACCGGATTATCGCGGAGGCCCGTTTCTTCCGAGCCTACATCCTGTTCTACCTCCACCAGCGCTACGGCAATATCCCGCTGGTGACCGAGCCTTCGGAGACCATCCGCGAAAAAGAACAACCCGCCGACCCGGCGGAGATCTACCGGGTCATTGTCGACGACCTCCAGTTTGCCATCAACAATCTGGAATGGATCTATGATCAGCCCGGCCGGATCACGAAGGGCGCGGCCATGCACCTGCTGGCCAAGGTCTATCTGGTGCTAAAGGACTGGCAGAAGGCAGCGCAGATGGCCGAAACGCTCATCCAGCAGGGACCCTATCGGTTGCTGGACGACCCGGCCGAAATCTTTGCCGATAACAAC from Rhodothermus marinus carries:
- a CDS encoding RagB/SusD family nutrient uptake outer membrane protein; this encodes MKTYLSMPTRWLLSLLLLVGLTGCGEGFLEEEPRTFVSTEAVLNSPEGLEGAVVALYDFPTWMYHSTRYSYWFISGTDVTRVGPLHEDLGTALYNSDLNPQHPASREYWNQSFQTLYRANAIIAAAPNVDFGGDEARRNRIIAEARFFRAYILFYLHQRYGNIPLVTEPSETIREKEQPADPAEIYRVIVDDLQFAINNLEWIYDQPGRITKGAAMHLLAKVYLVLKDWQKAAQMAETLIQQGPYRLLDDPAEIFADNNENNEEAIWTLQFDPQADNYGHFLAVMFTPLYDRIQGVRRSFEQGGRPWARMYPSAYLLSLFDKNDKRLKAWYKTHWVYDAPEEGLPPGRQVGDTVRTSDFNPPPDSLLYLHPACKKYWEYGSTRTINQADSYKGIIRYRLAETYLIAAEAYMRLGDQAKALEYINPLRRRAGVPDLTELNEDILLEEHARELAFEGDRWFTLKRMGRLVQHVRLYNPQAAPNIRECHVNMPIPQEFVDLTGFPQNDCYR